From a single Nicotiana tomentosiformis chromosome 2, ASM39032v3, whole genome shotgun sequence genomic region:
- the LOC138905618 gene encoding uncharacterized protein encodes MPSLCVKQHNKTRRKEKAIYYLSKKFIPCEDKYIPIERTCCAITWIAQKIRHYMSAYTMHLISRLDLLKFIFQKSMHTGKLAKWQILLSVFDIVYITQEAIKGQGLADNLIENPMDGDYKPLTTYFPDKEVLFAGEDIAKSYPGWRMFFDGAANFKGVRIRAVLILES; translated from the coding sequence ATGCCTTCGTTGTGTGTGAAGCAGCACAACAAAACTAGGAGAAAGGAGAAAGCCATATACTACTTGAGTAAGAAGTTCATTCCATGCGAGGACAAGTATATACCGATAGAACGGACTTGTTGTGCTATAACTTGGATTGCTCAGAAGAtaaggcattacatgtcagcATACACCATGCATCTGATATCTCGGCTCGACCTGCTCAAATTCATTTTTCAAAAGTCGATGCATACcggaaagctagctaaatggcaAATTCTCCTCAGCGTATTTGATATTGTGTACATAACTCAAGAGGCTATCAAAGGACAAGGTTTAGCCGACAACCTCATCGAGAATCCAATGGATGGGGATTACAAACCGCTTACCACATATTTTCCCGATAAAGAAGTACTATTTGCCGGGGAAGATATTGCAAAATCATACCCtgggtggagaatgtttttcgatggagcagcaaacttcaaaggagtcagGATTAGGGCAGTCTTGATTTTAGAATCTTGA